One genomic segment of Streptomyces sp. RerS4 includes these proteins:
- a CDS encoding YfhO family protein: MAAWSAALLSMGAYCLAMAVHGTYPFGGRSRAVNDLGNQLVPFHAHLWDLMHGNTTGDLYFNWSSGYGTPFLGDFFTYLMNPFSWLVGGFPRHLVELPVFLVTLFSIGLASGLMTLFLGRLHPGSPWLRALLSVCFGLSAWTISDGFADPMWMWGLVALPLLGIAYDWCLHRRRWVAGTLLVTLSWAGNFYTAAMATLGMALVLLVRVFLDARAGRERLDTLLRAASMTLTGILLAAPVLTVSLRATRAAQPAPVRVYEGPPTVAHYLAQLLPGGLSEGPRVSVGMLPLLLIATLPFIRRVPLRERFCWLFLIAVMAGSFVWAPTILLWHGGAIPNGSPYRASIALTAVLVSVAWLALAREPGRRELLCGAGVVLLLILFVRHSPHMSRGPWLLAAAGLVPLVLLLTLDRHRRRRGARATLTAALAGTVFLTSAYTVFNTTVIRDTYDWWTPKRTYDRESLATYELLKSADDWPATRTDPGPHEYANNDPMLLAGQGGSYYSSYVPARTAGALHRLGAGWYIQGRHTLSFTDPVSRAIMGISSYADRRTGPGGLARRTVPAPPIVTVRPPGTILDRAGLDRAGTDATVFARQERVLGARVYEVPRLHPSHDTPSQPTAGRGWALVTDPRGRFGRTFTARCTPGTEAYWYAPWFSGRVEAQGRTVKSFGRQSMTGKGLTALGKVPANGTLTVRVTSERRQHLPPSPLGCLNVASLDHAVSHLRSTGPRELRAGGHSIEAVFASGTRGTAVVSVPATSGWQCAVDGAQATRPHRLGGLIAVDLGDGATTLRCGFRPPGLRLGLAVSAAAAATLLLVAGASALRTRRKAVR, translated from the coding sequence ATGGCCGCCTGGTCCGCGGCACTCCTCTCCATGGGCGCCTACTGCCTCGCGATGGCCGTGCACGGCACCTATCCTTTCGGCGGTCGCTCGCGTGCGGTCAACGATCTCGGCAACCAGCTCGTGCCGTTCCACGCCCACTTGTGGGATCTGATGCACGGCAACACGACCGGCGATCTGTACTTCAATTGGTCGAGCGGATACGGCACGCCGTTCCTTGGTGACTTCTTCACCTACCTGATGAACCCGTTCTCCTGGCTCGTCGGGGGCTTTCCGCGTCACCTCGTGGAACTTCCGGTCTTCCTCGTCACCCTGTTCAGCATCGGCCTCGCCTCAGGCCTGATGACCCTCTTCCTGGGCCGACTGCACCCAGGCTCCCCCTGGCTGCGAGCCCTCCTCTCCGTCTGTTTCGGCCTGAGCGCCTGGACCATCTCCGACGGCTTCGCGGACCCCATGTGGATGTGGGGTCTGGTGGCGCTCCCACTCCTCGGGATCGCCTACGACTGGTGCCTGCACCGGCGGCGCTGGGTCGCCGGCACCCTGCTCGTCACCCTCTCCTGGGCGGGCAACTTCTACACCGCGGCGATGGCCACCCTGGGCATGGCCCTGGTGCTGCTCGTGCGCGTGTTCCTTGACGCACGGGCAGGTCGGGAGCGGCTGGATACCTTGCTGCGCGCTGCTTCCATGACCTTGACCGGCATCCTTCTCGCCGCGCCCGTACTCACGGTCAGCCTCAGGGCGACTCGCGCGGCGCAGCCGGCGCCGGTGAGGGTCTACGAAGGTCCACCCACCGTCGCCCACTACCTCGCGCAGTTGTTGCCCGGAGGGCTGTCCGAAGGACCGCGCGTCTCCGTGGGCATGCTGCCCCTGCTGCTCATCGCCACTTTGCCCTTCATCCGCCGGGTGCCCCTGAGGGAGCGTTTCTGCTGGCTTTTCCTCATCGCCGTCATGGCAGGTTCATTCGTCTGGGCGCCCACGATCCTGCTCTGGCACGGAGGGGCGATACCGAACGGGAGCCCCTACCGCGCCTCCATCGCCTTGACCGCCGTCCTGGTGTCCGTTGCCTGGCTTGCGCTCGCCCGTGAGCCCGGCCGCAGGGAACTGCTGTGCGGAGCGGGTGTCGTGCTCCTCCTGATCCTGTTCGTCCGGCACAGCCCGCACATGAGCCGCGGGCCGTGGTTGCTGGCTGCCGCCGGCCTTGTCCCCTTGGTACTGCTGCTGACGCTGGACCGTCACCGGAGGCGTCGCGGAGCGCGCGCGACGCTGACGGCGGCCCTGGCCGGAACGGTCTTCCTCACCTCCGCCTACACCGTCTTCAACACCACGGTCATCCGGGACACCTACGACTGGTGGACACCCAAGCGCACGTACGACAGGGAGTCCCTGGCCACGTACGAACTCCTCAAGTCGGCCGATGACTGGCCGGCCACCCGCACGGACCCAGGGCCCCATGAGTACGCCAACAACGATCCCATGCTGCTTGCCGGACAAGGGGGTTCCTACTACAGCAGCTACGTGCCCGCCCGCACCGCCGGAGCACTGCACCGGCTCGGTGCGGGCTGGTACATCCAAGGCCGGCACACGCTGAGCTTCACCGACCCGGTCAGTCGGGCGATCATGGGAATCAGCAGTTACGCCGACCGGAGGACGGGTCCCGGCGGCCTCGCGCGGCGAACGGTGCCGGCACCGCCCATCGTCACCGTCCGACCTCCCGGCACCATCCTCGACCGCGCGGGCCTCGACCGCGCGGGCACGGACGCCACCGTCTTCGCCCGTCAGGAACGAGTGCTCGGCGCACGCGTCTACGAGGTACCCCGGCTCCATCCCTCCCACGACACTCCCTCCCAACCCACCGCCGGCCGCGGCTGGGCGCTGGTCACGGACCCGCGAGGGAGATTCGGCCGGACGTTCACCGCGCGCTGCACGCCCGGCACGGAGGCGTACTGGTACGCACCGTGGTTCTCCGGCCGGGTCGAGGCACAGGGCCGGACGGTCAAGAGCTTCGGGCGCCAGAGCATGACGGGCAAGGGTCTCACCGCTCTGGGGAAGGTGCCGGCGAACGGCACGCTCACCGTGAGGGTCACCTCGGAGCGCCGGCAACACCTTCCCCCCAGCCCGCTCGGCTGCCTGAACGTGGCCTCACTCGACCACGCCGTCAGCCACCTGCGGTCCACTGGACCGCGAGAGCTCCGCGCCGGAGGTCATTCCATCGAAGCCGTTTTCGCCTCCGGAACAAGGGGAACCGCAGTCGTCTCCGTGCCCGCCACCTCCGGCTGGCAGTGCGCGGTCGACGGGGCTCAGGCCACCAGACCACACAGACTGGGTGGCCTGATCGCCGTGGACCTGGGCGACGGCGCCACCACGCTCCGGTGCGGCTTCCGCCCACCAGGCCTGCGGCTCGGCCTGGCAGTGAGCGCCGCCGCCGCCGCTACCCTGCTGCTCGTGGCCGGCGCGAGCGCGCTGCGCACCCGCCGCAAGGCGGTGAGGTGA